From the Syngnathus typhle isolate RoL2023-S1 ecotype Sweden linkage group LG22, RoL_Styp_1.0, whole genome shotgun sequence genome, the window GACTAATGCCTGACTGACTGAACACGGGACGATAATTTGAGAAATTCTGCTGCAAATCTACAACCAATATCTAATTGTAACTCAATACGTAACAAAAacaatttggagaaaaaaaaacaagtgaagaCGCTAGCTGTGTAACCAACAGCCGACATTTCTCTAAGTGTATATACATTCTTTTGGAATAAACAGCTCCAAATACAGGCAATAAAAGCAGAGACTGAAACGATTACACTCACCGGGATATTTTATCTACTTTCAAAGAGGTTAATAGAGGACACAAATAAAATTTTACATGAAGGTTCACATGGTCACAAGCTTACTTTGCCGTGAGGCCGCCATGTTTGTGACGTCACCCTAACCCCACCCACAGGCAAAACAGCCAATCTCTTTGCCCACATTCAAataatacatataaataaatacacattaaaataaatacatttaaaattctGAAATGATCGAACACGAGTGActttgtttgtgcatgtgtgtgttttgtcagaAGAAAAAACGGAAATTTTAATGTAGAGATTCTAGTCCGTTACTTCCTGTACGCAATGCTGTATAGTGCTATGCTAAGCTAGCAGGCTGTCCTTATTTACGGAAGACGCAGTTTGCTTTGAAATTACAAAGTCTTTTCAAAGACtacacattattttatttttttttgaaaaaaaaaagaaaatgtgcaacGGCTGCGTGCAAAAAGAATACCCCGATCGGGTACGTTAAAATGATGTTGTCAACACTAGCGTAGCATGTTTGCATCAGTAATGGGCAATAAGATCTTTATTCGGATGTTTACAATATTAACTttgattcaacttttttttctttctgctcaGGGAAGCACTTGTCTGGAGAATGGTTCTTACCTTATGAACTACCTGGGCTGTGCCaaatgtcatcacagggacTTCGTGTTGATCTGTAATAAAGACACAGAGGATGATGATGGAGAGGAGCTTGTGACTTATGACCGTAAATTGTTTTGATCCTTTTGAATACTGTGATGCTACTTTATTCCAATGCCCTGTTAATCTAGTTCCCTTGATGCTTTGTTTCCTTCATCTTATAAAGTAATGCTCACAAGCTTCACAAAATGTTGCATCTCTCATAAATGTGTCAAATCCTTTCATCATTTaagaaaatattgtttttcttcTAGATGTCTGTAAAAACTGTGACCATGTCATCGCCAGGCATGAATATACATTCTCTGTTGTTGATGAATATCAGGTAAGTGGGAAAACAATCATAATGAGTTATGTCCTTAGTCCTTCTCCAAGCATTCCTAAAATTGAGATTAATGTGTTAAAGTTTGCATGGCCTCATACCCTTATCATATTGTAATCTGTTACTTTGTGTCACTCAGGAGTACACAATGCTTTGCATGCTGTGCGGCAAGGCAGAAGACTCCATCAGTGTGTTGCCAGATGACCCCCGACAGACTGCCTCTCTCTTCTAGAGCCCATACTCCAGATTAACACAAGACTCTTACTGGATTGACATAAACAAGATGATAAAACTTGCAACAAACATGCTGATGAGTTCGAGGTTGCAATCATTTGGACAAacaatatacatttttaagtCAACTATTTCTGTATGTTGCTATATAGCAGCTATTATAACCATCTTGAAAGTGTCTTGATCACTGCACTGTAAATAGACATTCATGAATtaacatgtttgaaataaaatattgacaTATGTACAATGTGTTATTTGTAAATTGTTTCGCCCCTATAGAatcaaaaccaaaccaaacttTTGCTTGTGGATGTATTTTCATGATCAGAAGCAGTTTGgtaaaaatacagaaatgtATGCTGGTTTacaaatgagtaaaaaaaacaaaacaaagtaagATGACTCATGCACATTTACAATACTGAAGAATCAAGTGTGCTTATAAATACATTCTAATATGCTGACGCGGAGCTATTTGTGGTAACGACCGAATTAAGATGGCTTTGCTGATTGATATTCTATTCAAATGCATGGGTTACCACTAACCGTGTACAGTTCTCATCTCTAACGCAACTACTGTGGAACCTTCAAAGCGGAACACAATTTGTTGACTTGTAAAGTGCTTCAATTTCAATGAATGCAATTTCAAACCACCACACATATAACCATtgaaaaagcaataaaatatTTATCCATTGGCAACTTAGTGAGCTGATATGATATTTACCGATTGCCCGATAAACTTTGGAGATTCCACATTTATTTTTGCTAAAATAGAGATTATCTTAGTGTTCTTTTTCTTCTAGCGTGACAATTTAAAGAGCTAAATTGAGTGCGTTCTACTAAATAGATGCACTTGCACACAGTGGTAAGGAcctcaaaatggctgacttttcTTTATACACATGCTATATACACGGACAAAACATGCTACTGGCTTTAGGGTTGCAACCAGTGGGCAGAAATATATCCAGTTGGCTCCACAAATGTAGGTAACTAGGACAGATTTGTGGAGTCGGAGTAGTGTTTAGCGTGgccatttcaaatttggaatgaaaacaaaaaagggacGCGAGCGCTCGCTTTGGAATTTTCGCAAACATTCCTGAAGTGCTATGCACATAATGGCTTCCGCGTTTCAAGGATCCCTTTGAGCTAATGtagcaaataaatacatttcgtTTTTACAGTACACATTCTCTTGAGCACATACTGTATTTACACATGCGATTCGGACGGGTGGTTTCCGTTAATCATCGTTTCAGTTTCCTCGAGCCTTTGCACTCCTCAATCAAACCTTTGCCGATAGAGCGGGGGACCAACGGACTCTGGCCGGACAGCCTCGCTTGCAGGGGGCCGTGTCGAGGAGGAGGCGTCGACGGGGAGCGGCTGCGTCCTGGAGGCGGCGCCCTGCCGTCGTGGGGCTCCTGGCGGGACGGAGAGCAACTCAATGAGCGCTGCAGGTTGGGGGAGGCGCAAGGGCGGGGTGGAGGTGGGCTGACGAGCCGGCCGCCGCGGTCCTGCGTCGACTGGTTCTGACTGGACAGGGAATCGGCGTCGCTGGTGCTGCTGGCGCGTACTCGCAACCGCCGCCGCCTCGAAAGAGATTTAATCACATGAGATGATCATCCTCGAGGAGCGCTAACTCCCCCATATTGTGTCCTACCTGTGGTCGGCACATGCGCCTGATGTCGGTTTCCCGGGAGGTGGGCGAGGCACGAGTCTGCCACTTAGCTGCTCGGGAACAAAGGTGGCGCTCATGGGTCGCGGAATCTTACTTTTACCGCCCGATGACGAGGACAGAGAAAGAGGGTCTTCCCCTCCGCAGTCCGACTTGGAGCCTCGCTCCGACGAGAGACGTTCTCGCGGGAGGATGACCTGCAGGTTTTCGCAGGAAAGCGATGGGGAAGGGGAGTGGGTGGGCGAGCTGGGGACAGGGCTGCTCCAGCGGTTTTTCCGGTCCCGGTGACGGTTCCTGCACGGAGAGTCCGGAGGAGTGCCGGAGTCTCGTATTGGGATGCGGCTCAATTTTGGCGAGCAAGGCGAGTCTTTGGGCCTTAAAGAGGCGAGGAGTGAACAGATGGCTTGAGCCTGCTGGTTCAGCTCTGACGAGCAGTCGGGCAGACCCGAATCGCTCTCTGGGTCTTTCGCCGGTGGAGCAGTCGAACCCTTCAGCGGGCTTGATGACGGAGCCAAATCCGTCTTCTCTCCATCCTTCGGTTGTCCGGGAGCTTCGTCGGATTTGTTCGACGGAGCTTCAAGGGGTATCGTGTCACTCTTTTCGAGCGCAGGGGACTGCGCTGTGCCACTGGAGGACTGAGAACAACTTGGTGATTAGAGgcatggataaaaaaaatgacaagtggCATTAGCAAGAGTAACTCTAGTTGAAGCTGATCCACGCAAAAGTATAGAAAACATCACAGACAAAATTGCTTGATCCTGCCTACCTGATCCATGTGGGGTCGTCCCATGATGACCGAGGGCATTTGCCCCAACAGCCCCGGCAGCCTCCTGTGGCCAAGTAACCATGACCCGACAGAACAGTGTGACAAAACAGGACTGACTGCTACAGCTGGGCCCTCCTGCGGCGGATGGTTCTCGCCGTCAGCAGGATTAGGGGCGGCTGCTTTGTCCTCGCGCTGGGCTTCGGCCAAAGGCTTGATGGCTCCGGAATTGGCGCCTTGCTCCATTTCCAGCACCACCCACTCCTGGGAGTCTCCCTCTTGGATCACAGGACTGAAGTTGACTGCGACAAAACCGCTGCTGACCGCGCCTTCTTCTGGGTCCGCCGTACCCGTGCCGGAATGATCGTCGGACAAAACTTTCTCCCCGATGTTTGAAAGACACGGAGGCGTTTTGCCtcgactaaaaaaaaacaacaaccccagTTCAAGTTTGTTTTAGATGTGTGGGAGCAATGGAAGCACTAACCAGGACTCAAGGAAGCGCTCGAGAGTCGGCTTGGGTTCGGGTGCAAGTCTTCTTTCAAACGCCAAACTCTGACTCTGACGCATCTTTCGGAGCAGCGGCATAGCCCGGTCCAAGTACATGGTCTCGGATCGGACTCGCCTCGGAGAACTCTGCGCCGAGCCGGCAGGgctttggttgccctggttctGACTATGCTCTTCCTCACTCACCacctgggaaaaaaataaattgacgtAGCAACTCAAACATCACAACCGTGTGGCAGGCGAGAGAATGCCGACACGGCACAAATGTCTGACCTTCCTAATCATTGGCTCAACATGATTCTGGCTTTGAATGCGGTTCATTTCGTCCCATATGCCTCTGGCAGGAACGGACGCAGGGGTGACAGGAGGGGGGCAGTTGTCAGCGTCGCTGAAGCGCTCTCCGAGCATGAGGACATCCTCCGTGTTCTCCCTCTGCAATTCCACTGGCAGCACTGATGCATTGGCCATGCTTTAGAAAGAGATAAGAGTGAGAAGGTCAGCCAGGAGCTCATTTTGCAAAACCCAGCAGGGtggaaatattgttttttttttaagaaaaacagCCAACTGGTTCGACCGTTGAGGGAAATAACTACAGCATGACTGTGCATGTATATTTTTAGTCATGTGTACCCCATGTGAGCTGGCGTGAGGCGGGTGAGCTCCTGGCCAGTGGGTGGTGCCACCGCGGTTGTCAGCATGTCCTCCGAGTCGCATTTCTCCCAATCGTAGGGATCGTTGTGCAGCACATTGTGGCTTTTCATAGCACGGTCAAACAGTGACATCAGCAGCTGTCACGGGTGGGGTGGAGGGgcccggggggtgggggggggcaaacacAGGTGTCAGCATTTTGGCAGTCGGTAGAGGACCAAACGTGAGCTTAGAGCCAACCTCGTAGTCTGGTTTAGTGTAGTAGTCCAGACTGAGGATGTGATCCAGGAATGTGGTAAACTCCAATGGTAAGTGATTAAGCATGAGGCGGTGGTCGTATGCTTCTTTTAGATTTCCTACTTGTTCCTGTTGGAGCGGAAGATATAAATATAATTGATATTTGATCATTGATAGTAGTTCCAACTATTTTGGCAAGTGACATGCTGTACCTTGTCTTTAAATTTTCTCCATGGGAGCTGACCGGACATGAATTCAACCAACATGTAGAAGAGGGACCATAGATCGTCATGACGACCAATTTCCTGCAgagtccaaaaaaaacaacaaccacagaACGTGAAAACAACAGCCTACCACAATTAATAGACAAGTGATATCCAAATCCACGTGttatatttttggggggaatgTCGTCAACTCAAACAATCAATTATAAAATAGTGATGAAATGACGATGTTCTAAGAAAACCTTTCTAATCGTGTTGTGAACATTCCCTTGACCAGTTCCGACCTCcttggtggaaatattgaaaGACAACACATGAGAGAAAATGTCCAGTCACCTTGTTTTTATGAGTATTGATTGAAGCATATCGCACAGTTCCCCTGAAGCCGGCCACAGATCGAGGCTGGAAGTGAAAAAGTTATCGTTAGAGTGTGTCATCGGATGAAAATACTTCAAGTCTGggacattttattttcacaaatgGGTTCACAAATTTTGAGATGACTTACAGGACGAAGTTCTTGGTTGGAGGTCATGTACTGTCGGGCCAAACCAAAGTCCAGCATGTAGCAGCACCTGCAAGTACTTGCTAGTCTTCCCATTGCAAAGTTAGCCTGTGAGTGACCAAAACAGAAAGTTCAAATTTGCAATATGAAAATATATTGACTACTTCGAGCGACTGTAGTCTTACTGGTTTAATGTCACGGTGCAGGAAGCCCACTGAGTGGATGCTTTCGATGCTTTGTAAAATCTGCTTGCCGAGCCGCATAGTCGTCGAGACTGAGAATGTACCACGGATCCTGCTCCTCCGTAGATCTGCCAAGTTCCTCCCCTTTGGACAGTCACAACATCTTACGATTATTAttgacccattttaaaacaaaagtaaaatggAATGACGCTGGATGTTTACGTAACAGGTGtcagtaaataataataatgcattacGAGATCTTAATGGCAATTATTACCTAAATTAAAGGAACATCGTAAAAAGCTTACCTGGAGTTCCATCACCACATAGTTGAAGCGCTCGTTTCGACCAGCGCTGACAAAGCGACACACGTTATCCTTGCCTGTCGATAAATaatcaaaaataagaaaatctaATACACAGAGTCAGTAATTAGtcagagtaaaaataaaatgtcttatACCTTATATAGTATTGTAATTAATTATTGATCCAGATATCACATTTCATAGAAATAAGGTAGAGCTGCTAACTTAACAATTGATCATGCAATTTTTCAATAATCTGCACATTCCTCATTTTCAGTTGATCAACAAACACTTGCAAGTTTTTATTCGCCACTTTACCTTGCAGCTTCCTCAACACGGCCGCCTCTGTCCTCTGTACCGGTTTGGGGTGTGTGGCAGACTCCACCTTCATGGCAAGAGTGGCCTGGCTCACGAGGTCCAAGACCTCGTAGACCTCCCCGAAACCGCCTCCACCTATCTTTCTCACCTGCAGAGCAAATTTTACATGAGGCGGGTGATGGGTCACTGGTGGGGGTGACCCGATAAAGTGTCGAAATAATTCTTATTTTAGTGACATCTTACCACTCTCCATCTGTCTCGGACCACATCTGCCGTTGACAGGATGTCGATATGCTCTCCACTCATGGTGAGGGCTCTCTGCTGCAGTCACAAGCTGACATCAGGGGCACCAGCCCATCACTGCAAACAATTTATTCACTCCTTAAACCACACCGGCCTGACATTGTGACTTGTGATAGGTAAGGTTACATACTGCAAATACCTTCATGTCACCAATTCGTGTATTTTAAAGTGGGAGAGGTTAATTTGATTGTGCGTGACATTCAAATGGGGAGGTAGCCAGCGGTTAGCAACTAGCTTTAGCTGATTTTAACCGGTGCCCACAGCATAATAATGAAAAGATAGGGGGGGAACTAGGGATGGGATAGCTGCAAGGCAGCAAAAATTCGAGGCGGTGCTCAATGCTAACTAGCATGTTTACTCCGCGGTGGCTAAGCAGCGAGCCCACGCTACTCCGTCCCTGCGTTACCTCGCTCGGATGCACTGGTGAGACTCCGGGAAAGAGCCTCCATGGTTGATTTCTTGACAGCAACGTCATTCCTATAGTTCCTTTATCTTGCGGATGAAGGCACGGTGATGGGAGGCATTCTCGAAAACGTGAGCTAAGCTAGCCAGTTGAATTATGTCCACAGCCGCTGCCTACATCGGGAACGGTGACGTCATAAAAGCTCCGATTGAGCCGCAgaatcaccatggcaaccattAACCCCGCCCCGTGGTCAATACAACACGATCGCATTGgcataaaaaatgaaattgccTAAAATAGCCAAGTCAAACAGTTGGTGGTTTTTCAGGTTAAATATTTATAAACGTTATATTCATGAAAACGTCTGAATTTGAGAATTTTATAGAAACAAATTAAAGTGAAGATGTACGTTCGGTTTTGCGTGCCACTGTTCCCCGGTTTGTAAACACACAATTTAAACCTTGCTGTACACTACCGAATAAAATTGTCACAAAATGTATCAACTGAAATAATTATCTCGTCTCAGCATAAAGACAAATTTACTCAGTGTGAAAGCTTGGCCTGTGTTTGTAATTTACGTCATCTAATGGGAGCTTGTTGAAGttttcagattttctttttttagctcTCATTGATAAATGAGATAAatctaaagattttttttttttttagttggaaATAAGTCATTTTCCGATCGATCAATTGAAATTAGGCGTTTTTAAAACTGCTCACTTGATTTATGCGGACATTTttctaagtcaagtcaagtttatttagcaATATTTATGACGCCCCTTTAATTTGATTATAATTATAACACTTTTTACTtatcaaaagaaaaatataaatgAGTAAAACATTAGtgagtaatatttattttattgattgattcaccaattactgtatttttattatttatttttattattttagtttatttaGCAATATTTATGACGCCCCTTTAATTTGATTATAATTATAACACTTTTtaccaataaaaagaaaaatataaatgAGTAAAACATTTGTGagtaatattcattttattgattgattcacAAATTACTGTATTTTTAGTATTCTGCTTGCAGTTGACCCAAATATTGACGCGGCTTCGAGCTGAGCGGGTCAACAAAACGAGCATACACAAATGTAGTGGTGGGCGGGGCTCAGGCAGCAGGTTGGAAAACAGGATAAACTCTGATCTGTTAGTGGGTGAGGCGCTGTGCTGcgttctttccattttttttttttttgtgcaccaCTTTCTGTCCGtttgcacacttttgcaactgTAACGTTTTGTGCGTAACGTTGCGCGACTTCGGATCAACAGCGCACTTTTATTGCGCGACGTTCCGATGTACGGAAATCGCAGCGTTTCTACACGCTGTCGCGGGGCGAGACTAAAAGTCGGTCAAGCGGAGAAGAAAAGTTGCAGAAGCGTTTTCCAGGAAAAGCGCTATTTCGCGGATACAATGTGGAACATTGTAACTGCGGCGTGAATAGCCCTTTGCAGCACGTCGGTTTCGATTATTCCACCCGTGTCAACTCCCCTTTCGCCATGTTTTGCGGGCTTGGAAACTCGGGGTGAAagttaagagagagagagagagagagttatgACATGTGTGGCGCACAATCCCTTCATGGATCTGCATGACTTTGATCGCCACCAAATGGATTCTTCCGGGCCGCCAATGGAAAAGCAACTGTGTCATTCATAAGGTATTGCATTTTACATGGTGGCTTGTGTTGCATAATCGCCCCAGTGCTTCCAGTGCTtccttattgctttttttttttcttttttgaaaacaGCCACCAGCGGCTGTAAGCTCGATTGCACGATCCTCTTCATTTCCTGTATTTCTAGTTCGGCCAAATAGCAGCTATGCTCTCCAAGGTCCTTGTTTCTGCTGACTGaatcaaaatgttcattttagCCCGACATAAACATGACCTAATGTTTTGGTTGTTGACTTTTAAGCCTGCTTGCTCTTTGACCTTTATGCCTGGGCCTCCATTTTCTTATTTACTTTATGTTTTCGTCCAGAGGTAAATAAAGTCTCCTGTTTTTAAAGGTGCTGCAACCTAAAGAGGATGTGAAGAACAGGCTTGAAACCGAGATAATACGTTTCCTATCGGATTCATATTTCCTTCCACATGCCAGCTGTATACAAAAGGCAAGCGCAGGAAGTAAAAGCACACTACGAGACCTGGACACCAAGATCTTCTCGACATGAGTCTTCCTCCTCAAATGAGTACTGACAAGAGCAGCAAGCATCCGGCAGTGGCGACCATGAAAGAGCCCTTGCAGCATTCGGGGGAGGCTTACTACGGACTGGGTCCTCCATCTTTGGAGTCGATCCAGAGTGACTCTGCCGGCAGCTCCGGTGTGTACAACCCAGAGAAAGGACCTCAGGTTCTGCCATCCTATCAGCAGGCCGCCCCGGTAAAGTGGGTGCACCAGGACTCCTTACAGGCTCCCGGCTGGCCTCAGGAAGCTCCTGGGCCAGGGTGGAGTCAGAACTTTGGGCCTTATATGGGCAGCGTGAACGCCCGGGGGCAGATGGCGTTCCACAAGGTCGTCCATGACCCTCTTCAGATGGGCGGCGACAATCAGCAGGTTTACAGAGATGCCACCCGGGCTCCGGCTCAGAGCCGGGGGCTGGAGTGGGAGCAGCATGCCATGCAGCAGGCCCAGCTGCAAGCGTATCAGCACAAAGGTGTGGAGCTGCAGGGTGGGGCCCACGTGCCAGCTCACAACGCGCAGGGCTCCATGCTGCAGCCCTTCCAGACGACGTTCAACAAGCAGCAGTTCCCGCAGGGATACTACTCGGTTTTCCAAGGCGGCAAGGGACTGCAGGGTTTGCCTTACGGCGAGCAGCCTAAAATGCAACAGCAACAGCTGCTTCATCActtacagcaacaacaacagcagcagcagttacaacaacagcagcagcagcaattgcAGAAACAGCATCAACTCCAGCTGCAGcttcatcagcagcagcagatgcAACAGCAACAAATGCAGCAGATGCAGCAACAGTACCACCAAcgccaacaacagcagcagcagcaacaacaactgcACGAGCGACAGCAACAAATGCACAAAAtgcatcatcagcagcagcagcagcaagcacaAAACATCCCCCAGCCAGACGCACAACCTCCCGATTTCGTCACCTATCCGCCTCCGGAACCCCGTCCGCCCGACACCGCGCCCAAAAAACCAGCGGCGCCCATAGCGGAGCCTCCAAAGGAACTCCAACCTGAGCCGGAACCCTCGGAGGCAACGCCGGCCACCCTGAGACGCTCACGCCGTCTTTCCAGAGACGGGCAATCCCCATCGGCGCCGCCTTCGGTCAACATGTGGCCTCAAGCGCCGAAGGAAACCTCCCAGAACGGAGTCGCTGTCGCACGAACAGGGGACGCCTCGGCCAACACGGGGGGAGTCATCCAGAGCACCCGGAGGAAAAGGAGGGCGTCCAAGGAGATCAACTTGGAGACTCTGGCCCAGAAGGCGTCTGAGATGCCCTCCATGCCTGAAGCGCTGTCTGCTTGCAAAactgaggttaaaaaaaaaaaaaaatccttccatACATCAGCTCTGTTTATTCATAGCTTATTCATCTTTATGCTTAACTTAAAATTGAGTTTGAGTTCCACGTGACGGGTTAAAAACCCATTCTTGCACGTTTATGAACATGCAGTTAGTGCAACGTAAGGCAAGATGCAGTTAGTGCAACGTAAGGCAAGatgcagtttcttttttttttaaagaggaagAACTCCCTATTTCACTGTCGAACTTCCTCCAACTCTTTCAACATCACTTTCTTGGCTTTTGTTGACGCTTGACTTTTGCCGCCTTCGCCTAAGATTCTTCTCGGCTCGCTAAACAACTATATTGTACGCAAACTGACCACAACATCGGGCGTATAACATCGGTTGCATGATTTGTTTATTGAATGATAGCTAATTACGCTCCGAAAGAGTTTGCTGCACTATTAGGACTATATCGAGCTTAACGAGGAAAACAAATCGACTCCATTTGAAGTCTTTGTAAAGAGACGTTTGGTATTAGATGGTGCAAGGGGTCCACTTCAACGTGTTGTGTTGCAAGCAAACAATGTGTGTTGACATTGCCGCTTGTGTTGTCTCACTTGCACCTTCCCCAACTCGCCACAATTGCACCTCGACGTCGACTGGGTGCAGCCGTACGGTTCACGAGAGTGCAAGTCATTGCGCCGCCGCGCACGAGTGTGTGCAGCGGCAGCTGCATGTCTGCACACCTCCACATTCCTTCCTCGGGCTCTCGCTCAGTCATTGAGAAGTCCGAGGGAGGGGTCGAGCTGAACAGTTGCACGCCCTTGTTGCCAAGAGCACACTAAAAATGTTTGCTCATTTGGCCAGTCacggtttatttatttataatgtaaataaaatgtacAATAGAGGGACTTGTTGTTGGATTACAaatcatttg encodes:
- the churc1 gene encoding protein Churchill, with product MCNGCVQKEYPDRGSTCLENGSYLMNYLGCAKCHHRDFVLICNKDTEDDDGEELVTYDHVCKNCDHVIARHEYTFSVVDEYQEYTMLCMLCGKAEDSISVLPDDPRQTASLF
- the ttbk2b gene encoding tau-tubulin kinase 2b, producing the protein MSGEHIDILSTADVVRDRWRVVRKIGGGGFGEVYEVLDLVSQATLAMKVESATHPKPVQRTEAAVLRKLQGKDNVCRFVSAGRNERFNYVVMELQGRNLADLRRSRIRGTFSVSTTMRLGKQILQSIESIHSVGFLHRDIKPANFAMGRLASTCRCCYMLDFGLARQYMTSNQELRPPRSVAGFRGTVRYASINTHKNKEIGRHDDLWSLFYMLVEFMSGQLPWRKFKDKEQVGNLKEAYDHRLMLNHLPLEFTTFLDHILSLDYYTKPDYELLMSLFDRAMKSHNVLHNDPYDWEKCDSEDMLTTAVAPPTGQELTRLTPAHMGMANASVLPVELQRENTEDVLMLGERFSDADNCPPPVTPASVPARGIWDEMNRIQSQNHVEPMIRKVVSEEEHSQNQGNQSPAGSAQSSPRRVRSETMYLDRAMPLLRKMRQSQSLAFERRLAPEPKPTLERFLESCRGKTPPCLSNIGEKVLSDDHSGTGTADPEEGAVSSGFVAVNFSPVIQEGDSQEWVVLEMEQGANSGAIKPLAEAQREDKAAAPNPADGENHPPQEGPAVAVSPVLSHCSVGSWLLGHRRLPGLLGQMPSVIMGRPHMDQSSSGTAQSPALEKSDTIPLEAPSNKSDEAPGQPKDGEKTDLAPSSSPLKGSTAPPAKDPESDSGLPDCSSELNQQAQAICSLLASLRPKDSPCSPKLSRIPIRDSGTPPDSPCRNRHRDRKNRWSSPVPSSPTHSPSPSLSCENLQVILPRERLSSERGSKSDCGGEDPLSLSSSSGGKSKIPRPMSATFVPEQLSGRLVPRPPPGKPTSGACADHRRRRLRVRASSTSDADSLSSQNQSTQDRGGRLVSPPPPRPCASPNLQRSLSCSPSRQEPHDGRAPPPGRSRSPSTPPPRHGPLQARLSGQSPLVPRSIGKGLIEECKGSRKLKR